In Amblyraja radiata isolate CabotCenter1 chromosome 30, sAmbRad1.1.pri, whole genome shotgun sequence, a single window of DNA contains:
- the LOC116990181 gene encoding zinc finger SWIM domain-containing protein 3-like, producing MSQVTGFRVGAEFSSYSELHREFRRYQRDNSVQMWTRHSRTIEAQRRRAPKRPMNIALKFAEIDYACVHGGKLFKTKGFGKRPIQRTNKMKCPCIIKVRLSADGDKFVVKEMNESHNHTVPQEEEERLQNQRLCVKALRVDTTSIVSLRSNGAGVKVQLGEVAGKVLADEDAHSSARKEKCGQFKVNKTDLEKMVPTLAAVKDGTVVMVVNKANVLQAIYYQDGRMKQTFERFPEVLLVGATYSWAGLQLPTYLLLAINGNGESELASLWFLQSEERETVRQLLRIFRQKNPAAEGTRAVVVGSMVCDGELVSDVLPHCKPLACLAHTLSVFQDDVTAEKLHLTAGQQSQLLQILHSMCYATSTEDYDLLYRQLLDTNAESAVDYFHKTWHGSRRQWVEGFKHENESYLTSSLQRVQALSQRLAATVEDFSNVTSFTRDLLKAVDTVRAECDQRVLQRAPPAGPEDNSVESFYRELLTDFAFHRVQRELEEAEWVSFLSVEAERAWPVCRRRALVTDQASCQCAFRTSMRLPCRHVLALRRRLGSDLFEPSLCAGRWTQEHFLGGQFPSTSLRERDKVQQERYRQAFK from the exons ATGTCCCAGGTGACGGGTTTCCGAGTGGGCGCCGAGTTCTCGAGCTACAGCGAGCTGCACCGGGAGTTCCGCCGCTACCAGAGGGACAACTCCGTGCAGATGTGGACCAGGCACTCGCGGACCATCGAGGCGCAGCGGCGACGGGCACCCAAGCGCCCGATGAACATTGCGCTGAAGTTTGCCGAGATCGACTACGCATGCGTTCACGGCGGCAAGTTATTCAAGACTAAAGGATTCGGCAAACGGCCAATCCAGAG AACCAACAAGATGAAGTGTCCCTGTATCATTAAAGTCCGTCTTTCTGCAGATGGAGACAAGTTTGTGGTGAAAGAGATGAATGAATCGCATAACCACACAGTGCCGCAG gaagaggaggagaggctCCAGAACCAAAGGCTCTGTGTTAAAGCGCTGCGCGTGGACACCACTTCCATCGTCTCGCTGCGGAGTAATGGAGCGGGTGTCAAGGTGCAGCTGGGGGAGGTTGCCGGCAAGGTGCTCGCTGACGAGGATGCCCATAGCTCCGCACGCAAGGAGAAATGTGGCCAGTTCAAGGTCAACAAAACCGACTTGGAGAAAATGGTGCCAACACTGGCGGCCGTCAAgg ACGGcacggtggtgatggtggtgaacAAGGCCAACGTGTTGCAGGCCATCTACTACCAGGACGGCCGCATGAAGCAGACCTTCGAGAGGTTCCCCGAGGTGCTGCTGGTGGGCGCCACCTACAGCTGGGCGGGCCTGCAGCTGCCCACCTACCTGCTACTGGCCATCAACGGCAACGGGGAGAGCGAGCTGGCGAGCCTGTGGTTCCTGCAGAGCGAGGAGCGCGAGACCGTCCGGCAGCTTCTCCGCATCTTCAGGCAGAAGAACCCGGCGGCGGAGGGAACGCGGGCGGTGGTAGTCGGCAGCATGGTGTGCGACGGGGAGCTGGTGTCCGATGTGCTGCCCCACTGCAAACCGCTGGCCTGCCTCGCCCACACCCTGAGCGTCTTCCAGGACGATGTGACCGCCGAGAAGCTGCACCTGACCGCCGGGCAACA GAGCCAGCTGCTGCAGATCCTACACAGTATGTGTTACGCGACGTCGACTGAGGACTACGACCTGCTGTACCGCCAGCTGCTGGACACCAACGCGGAGAGCGCCGTCGACTACTTCCACAAGACGTGGCACGGGTCGCGCCGCCAGTGGGTGGAGGGCTTCAAGCACGAGAACGAGAGCTACCTCACCAGCTCCCTGCAGCGGGTGCAGGCGCTGAGCCAGAGGCTGGCGGCCACGGTCGAGGACTTCTCCAACGTGACCTCCTTCACCCGGGACCTCCTGAAGGCCGTGGACACGGTGCGGGCAGAGTGCGACCAGCGGGTGTTGCAGAGAGCGCCTCCTGCAGGGCCGGAGGACAACTCCGTCGAGTCTTTCTACCGGGAGCTGCTCACCGACTTTGCCTTCCACCGGGTGCAGAGGGAGCTGGAGGAAGCAGAGTGGGTCTCCTTCCTCAGTGTGGAGGCCGAGAGGGCCTGGCCCGTGTGTCGGCGCCGGGCCCTCGTGACGGACCAGGCCAGCTGCCAGTGTGCCTTCCGCACCTCCATGAGGCTCCCCTGCCGGCACGTCCTGGCTCTCCGGCGGCGGCTGGGCTCCGACCTCTTCGAGCCCTCGCTCTGCGCCGGGCGCTGGACGCAGGAGCACTTCCTCGGCGGTCAGTTCCCGTCCACGTCACTGAGGGAGCGGGACAAGGTGCAGCAGGAGCGATACCGCCAGGCCTTCAAG tga